A stretch of Planococcus citri chromosome 5, ihPlaCitr1.1, whole genome shotgun sequence DNA encodes these proteins:
- the LOC135849492 gene encoding uncharacterized protein LOC135849492 gives MMKFVILSLVCVAVVSAQFGGGGRPIGGGGFQQGGGGFQQGGASGGFGQGGQSGYAQGGGSQGSQGGQNSYVHKEQSSVTAGSSSGGSQGSQGGFGQGGQSGYGQGGFQQGGSSGFGQQGSGYNQQGGGFNRG, from the exons ATGATGAAAttc gtgattcTTTCATTAGTCTGTGTTGCCGTGGTTTCTGCACAATTTGGCGGTGGTGGCCGCCCTATTGGCGGCGGTGGTTTCCAACAGGGCGGTGGTGGTTTTCAACAGGGTGGTGCCAGTGGTGGTTTCGGCCAAGGTGGTCAAAGTGGTTATGCACAGGGAGGCGGCAGTCAAGGTAGCCAAGGTGGACAAAATAGCTACGTCCATAAAGAACAAAGCAGTGTTACTGCTGGTAGTTCAAGTGGTGGATCACAAGGCAGTCAAGGCGGTTTCGGCCAAGGTGGTCAAAGTGGTTATGGTCAAGGTGGTTTCCAACAAGGCGGTTCAAGTGGTTTTGGTCAACAAGGTAGCGGTTATAATCAACAGGGTGGCGGTTTCAACAGAGGTTGA